Proteins from a single region of Haloarcula laminariae:
- a CDS encoding RAD55 family ATPase, with protein sequence MYELGPPFSGVSVPPGTNILLSGPPLTGKRSLAMEALAVGARRGHGTIIVSTRDSVARMRDVFDALTGEEAEVAVVDAVTEHIGKSTDADMTKSVPSPRDIGEIGVKSSEFIQTFYTEQRREHNRVMVDSLTTLLLYTNLRTVFRFLHVFTSRVENVDGLGLYTVESTAHDTEALSMLGQLFDATLDVAADGTATFTLPDGDVRTATLDGAE encoded by the coding sequence ATGTATGAACTAGGCCCCCCGTTCAGCGGCGTATCGGTTCCTCCGGGGACGAACATCCTGCTTTCGGGACCGCCACTCACCGGGAAGCGCTCCTTGGCCATGGAGGCACTCGCCGTGGGCGCCCGGCGCGGCCACGGGACGATTATCGTCTCGACCCGCGACAGCGTGGCCCGCATGCGGGATGTGTTTGACGCACTGACCGGGGAGGAAGCGGAGGTCGCCGTCGTCGATGCGGTCACCGAGCACATCGGCAAGTCCACCGATGCCGATATGACGAAGTCCGTGCCGTCCCCGCGGGACATCGGCGAAATCGGCGTCAAGTCCTCGGAGTTCATCCAGACGTTCTACACGGAGCAACGGCGCGAGCACAACCGCGTCATGGTCGATTCGCTGACGACGCTGTTGCTGTATACGAACCTCAGGACGGTGTTCCGGTTTCTCCACGTGTTCACCTCCCGCGTCGAGAACGTCGACGGGCTTGGGCTGTACACCGTCGAGTCAACGGCCCACGACACCGAGGCCCTGTCCATGCTGGGACAGCTGTTCGACGCCACTCTCGATGTCGCTGCAGACGGGACAGCGACGTTTACGCTGCCCGACGGGGACGTTCGGACGGCGACGCTCGACGGAGCCGAGTGA
- a CDS encoding class I SAM-dependent methyltransferase has product MDSNDVREAWADRSGEYSPTYYAHYGPDETSELVRAKIGTHCGTDPRVLEVGCGVGRHLAALAEAGFTDLAGVDVNADALDVLDETYPELAAEGEFHAVTIEAYLDDVETDAFDAAFSVETLQHIHPDETWVFEELARVTSDLLITVENESGEYGTANHVDDQLPLYYRDWRAVFTDLGFDEVESAERKRDTVRVFRAVD; this is encoded by the coding sequence GTGGATTCTAATGACGTCCGTGAGGCGTGGGCCGACCGGTCCGGCGAGTACTCGCCGACGTACTACGCCCACTACGGCCCGGACGAGACGAGCGAGCTAGTACGGGCGAAAATCGGGACACACTGCGGTACGGACCCACGCGTGCTTGAGGTCGGCTGTGGCGTCGGCCGCCACCTCGCAGCGCTGGCCGAGGCCGGGTTCACCGACCTGGCCGGCGTCGACGTCAACGCCGACGCCCTCGACGTATTGGACGAGACGTACCCCGAACTCGCGGCCGAGGGGGAGTTCCACGCGGTCACCATCGAGGCGTACCTGGACGACGTCGAGACGGACGCCTTCGACGCCGCCTTCTCCGTCGAGACACTCCAGCACATCCATCCCGACGAGACCTGGGTGTTCGAGGAGCTGGCCCGCGTCACGAGCGACCTGCTCATCACCGTCGAGAACGAGAGCGGCGAGTACGGCACGGCCAACCACGTCGACGACCAGCTGCCGCTGTACTACCGGGACTGGCGGGCAGTGTTTACCGACCTCGGGTTCGACGAGGTGGAGTCCGCCGAGCGGAAACGCGACACGGTGCGGGTCTTCCGGGCTGTGGACTGA
- a CDS encoding DUF5798 family protein, with the protein MGLGSTAKKLQKVTDMADDLYTKLNEQKQQLQELRDTVEETSDRTERIDQEQTEQRALLEAIAEEQGLDTDAILTDAVIEDAEAPADGESAESEQPAPDTTD; encoded by the coding sequence ATGGGCCTTGGTTCCACAGCGAAGAAGCTCCAGAAGGTCACCGACATGGCCGACGACCTCTACACGAAACTGAACGAGCAAAAACAGCAACTCCAGGAACTCCGGGACACGGTCGAGGAGACCAGCGACCGCACCGAGCGTATCGACCAGGAGCAGACGGAACAGCGGGCGCTCCTGGAAGCCATCGCCGAGGAGCAGGGACTCGACACGGACGCGATTCTCACCGATGCAGTCATCGAGGACGCCGAGGCGCCGGCAGACGGCGAGTCGGCCGAGAGCGAGCAGCCCGCGCCGGACACGACCGACTAG
- a CDS encoding universal stress protein, giving the protein MYDNILVPVDESAHAERGVDHAVLLAEAFDATVHLLTVVDVKAAAGPFSAGGIDGDYVERQMADQREALAEREANMDVPVETSVGTGTPSEGILEYVEDNHIDLVVMGTHGRSGLRRYLTGSVAERVLRLSPVPVVTVRATAASAVGSGYGDILVPTDGSERAAAAVAHAVSVADAFGSTIHAVSVVNVGDIATGTDIAVPQDLLTELEGAATDATEAVAREAEAAGVDAVTEVRTGRPKEDLLEYATDHDIDLVVMGTRGRTGLDRVLLGSTAEALVRRSEVPVLTVNEQRD; this is encoded by the coding sequence ATGTACGACAACATTCTCGTGCCCGTCGACGAGAGCGCGCACGCCGAACGCGGGGTCGACCACGCGGTGCTACTCGCCGAGGCGTTCGACGCGACAGTCCACCTGCTCACGGTCGTCGACGTCAAGGCGGCCGCGGGCCCGTTCTCGGCGGGCGGCATCGACGGGGACTACGTCGAGCGACAGATGGCCGACCAGCGGGAGGCGCTGGCGGAGCGCGAGGCCAACATGGACGTGCCCGTCGAGACGTCGGTCGGGACGGGCACCCCGTCGGAGGGGATACTCGAATACGTCGAGGACAACCATATCGACCTCGTGGTAATGGGGACCCACGGCCGGAGCGGGCTGCGTCGCTATCTCACCGGGAGCGTGGCCGAGCGTGTGTTGCGGCTGTCGCCGGTCCCCGTGGTGACGGTGCGGGCGACGGCGGCCAGCGCGGTAGGCAGTGGTTACGGGGACATACTCGTGCCGACGGACGGGAGCGAGCGGGCGGCGGCCGCGGTGGCACACGCGGTCTCGGTGGCCGACGCCTTCGGGAGCACGATACACGCCGTCAGCGTCGTCAACGTCGGCGACATCGCTACCGGGACCGACATCGCCGTCCCGCAGGACTTGCTCACCGAGCTCGAAGGCGCCGCGACGGACGCCACCGAGGCCGTCGCACGCGAGGCCGAGGCCGCGGGTGTCGACGCCGTGACCGAGGTCCGTACGGGCCGGCCCAAAGAGGACCTGCTGGAGTACGCCACGGACCACGATATCGACCTCGTGGTGATGGGGACCCGCGGCCGGACCGGACTGGACAGGGTCCTGCTCGGGAGCACCGCGGAAGCGCTCGTCAGACGCTCCGAGGTCCCGGTGCTGACGGTAAACGAGCAGCGCGACTGA
- a CDS encoding DUF7548 family protein produces MNGLRTGPTVGIVGCVAYLLTLVAPYLIVETTSAVGAYYGAGALSPAVAAVLALLSIILLASGREGRTDPSLAAGAALMLGLFVVGVSLVWATTVPTSLVLGLTESTLIEQHRWVVVGVAAPIPLGAAWFAAALDLF; encoded by the coding sequence ATGAACGGGCTTCGGACCGGCCCGACGGTCGGTATCGTCGGGTGTGTCGCGTACCTGCTGACGCTGGTCGCGCCGTATCTCATCGTCGAGACGACCAGTGCCGTGGGCGCGTACTACGGCGCGGGGGCGCTCTCACCGGCGGTGGCGGCCGTCCTCGCTCTGCTCAGTATCATCCTGCTGGCCTCCGGGCGCGAGGGGCGGACCGACCCCAGCCTCGCCGCCGGCGCCGCACTGATGCTGGGACTTTTCGTCGTCGGAGTGAGCCTGGTGTGGGCGACGACGGTGCCGACCAGTCTGGTGCTGGGACTGACCGAGTCGACGCTCATCGAACAGCACCGCTGGGTCGTGGTGGGCGTCGCCGCTCCGATTCCGCTGGGCGCCGCCTGGTTCGCCGCCGCGCTCGACCTGTTCTGA